CAGAAGACTGTAAATTACTTTTCTGCAACATCAGTGAAACAGTCAGTCCTCCTTTCCCCACCTACTGGTGGCTACTCCTCAGTACTGCCTGCTATTTTATAGGCAGCATAGTAACAACCAGAAAGCAATTTAAACTAGACACTAAGAAAATGCTGCAAACAGCTGTGTGACTAGCTGGTGGAATAATCTGCCCGTGGAGATTGCTGAAGCTCTCACTAGAAAAGCTTGAGGACAGACAAGGCACAGCACCTGAGGCTGGAAATGACTTCTTGCATCTACACTGAACTTAACTCACTTTGAGGTGTGGTCAGAATGTAGCTCCTGAGTCACAGAGGTCTAGAATACAGTCACAGCCACCCTAGCATTTAATGCCAAAATCAAGATGGAGCAGTGGAGGCTGGGACCTTTAGGGCTGCTCTGCCATATTAAGGTTAGGATgcttccaaccagctctacttacaTGATTTGGGTGCAGCACTGTGGTAACTGCCAAGCTGCTGAAGTGGACATCACTGGGAAAAGTTCAGGGGCCTACCCTCCCACATAACTCAGCAAAGCAGAAACACATGCGCCTTGCCTTGAGGATGTAGAAATCCAATCCATAGGCTGCGTCGATCAGGTCCAGGGTTCTCATAGTGACTGTAATGGTCAATTTCTTGTCAAGGATCTCACTATATAACTCCCGCTCAAAAAGCTGTGGCTTCCAAGTCTTCTTCAGTCTTTTTGAGAGCTAATAGGGATAAACAAGATTCGCAAAGAATAAATCATCCCTCTGCTAATGGCCACATTACTCAGAAGAGACTACACAATTGCACCTACAAACACTGGACATGGCAGTAGAGAGCCTATGTTTTGTCACAGAGCCCCTAAAGCAGGAATGGACAAATAGGGCCCACTCACAGATACAGCATGTGGGGACAGCAAAACCCAGCATGCAATCTGGGCAGCCAGGCTACACTGCGTGCTGGGAAGTACTTCTCTCAGCCACTGCAATCTACTTCATTTTATGCAAACTAATCTCCTGACAAGCTGCTGTGATCCACAACTGAGTTAAGTTGTGGTGCTCTCCCTACCCAATGActtcctcctgctcccccacaTCAACTTCTCCTTGTTTGTCAGGTTTCATTCAGCTCAGGTTTGCCCTGATCCAAGGCTGGAGACATTACAATGCTGCTCCAAGACCCAGAACATTGGGTCATCCTAGGACACACCAAGGGATTACTTGGAACGGAACAAACGCTTAGAAAATGCAAAAAAGTGCCTTGTTTGGCATCCCAGCACCTCCAAAGACTAGCCCTGAGGCAGGAAGCCTAATCACACCATAGGAAAGTAGACACACTGTTGCTGTCGGTGGAAGCCTTGGTTTCACACAcctaggttagacaaacacaatGCTAATTATTGTCGCCTCTGCTGTGCAGTGGATTTATTCCTGTGTCAAGAAGTTGCTCAAGattctcaaaaggtatttaggtactcAACTACcacctgatttcaatgggagacgGACACCTGATACCCTGGAGGGTCTGGCCCTTAGAGCCTTTCAGGAACTACAGAATAAAATCATGCTGGGTCAGAAATTAAATCTAGGTATGATCTACTGAAAACTGGATGAAGGGTTTGCTGGAGAAGTCTGTGAGTATTGGGTCTCAGTCATTCCAGAGCAAGTCTGCTCAGCTGATAAGTGAAATTATATTTGTTCtacctgccacccctgcaaacTTACCCTGGGATCTGATAGTTAAGCTGGGCCCTTTCTGATTTGCACATCACCAGCACTAGAACCTAACACTGGACTTCAGTCAACAATTCTGAATACGCTGCACAAATAGGTGGGCAGTAACCACCACCAATTTGGTCGACTTAGTATACTTTCTCCATACACACATATGCCCCCCTGtacatcatttgaaagcttattatgTCTACTTTAAGATGAGATCTAATATGAAGCTGTGAATTGATGCCATTATCACAGAAATAGTGATGTCACCATCAACACGGTAAAATGaccactttgaaatatttgcatttgtttctGTTAGTTTGACTCTATGAATCAATTCAAGACATAAAATTGGATTTCTTTGTTGTTGTGATGCTTTGAAATTATAatctagagcagtgattctcaacctgtggttcacatacccctgggggtctgcagattATGTCTAAGACTTCCAAAGGGGTTCTCAgctccattttaaatattttttaggggccacaaatgaaaaaaggttaagaaccactgatgtaaCGGGTTAAACAAAGTCTAACAACAGATTTGTACAGGTATCATTGAAATGTAATAGCACTGCTGACATTTCTAGTCAACATCATTACTGTTGGGAGCAAAGGCATATGTAGGCCTCACAGAAGCCTGCTGTGGATTTTAAGAGTCTATTCTCATGTTTGACAGCATAAGCAGAACTGTGTACATATAAGAAATTGCAGCGCAATCATGCATCTCTCTCAAATCTCTCCATTTGTTCTCCCCCTAACATCTGCTATTTTCAGTAGAGACTCTTGTACATCtgatgcagtggtccccaacctttttgtctggcgggcgccagacgaaggactgtggcggcggtCGAGTATCTGCCGAAACGCTGTCGCCGACTCTTaatgacgctgcttgtcagcggcaagcggcatcatccagaggcgtcgccgctgaaatttggcggcatttcggcggatgctcaaccgccggccaggacgcgggcacatttagggatgttggggacccctgatctgATGCGACATGCAGCTCAGCAGATGTTGATAAGCATTTCTGGATGCTATGTAGGGTAAAATGTGTTTGTCTTATTGTTGCTGACATGGTTAAGAGTTGTAACATGCTCTTCTTCCTTCTTCAGTGCAGAGGCAAGGACTGGTTTGTGGACTTTGTCTTCACTACTTCTTGTTAAGTAACTTCTTTCTCTCATAGCCTTTGGATATTCATAATATGAAGCTGTCATCTCTAACACTAACACTGACCTGTGCATAAGTGTCACTGCATTAAAACAATAGTTTATAAAATACTTCAGTGGGGAGTTGCATAGGCAAGTACAAATTTAAATCTACCAGGCAGACTAGATGCTACATTGTATGTATAAAAGCTCGCAAATGGAGAACCATATTAGGAATTAACATACATTTATATCTACCCACTATGAAGCACAAACTATGGGCATGGAATCTAATGCTAGTGGTGTGCAACCTTCAGTGTGAAACTGATCAGATTAGCAAATTTcaattgaaaatatagaaaaattatTATAATCACGTGATATACTTTGACATATAAAACATGcaatgtgaaaacatttcatgttaGTATATGTTTATATTTGCCATTTTTGCCACATGCTAAACAGCATCATTTCTGGGAAGAAAAATTGCCCGTGCAATATcaataaaaatcttttaatacGTTGTCATTTGTAAGCTTTGACCAATAAGCATGACATTAAGGGATTGaaattaatttaaacagaaaaaccgTGGTCAGTCATGTTGCAGTGTTTCTGGAACAGTGAAAAAAGATACACTCATTTTGGGTACCACTGTTTCACCTTACCTACAGGCTTACAGCCCCACATCATAcctcattttaaataaattttcaaaTAATATATAACGTGGGTGTGTGTAGGGTGGATACATTAAACTTAAAAATATGGCCCTTTTTGGAGAACTACCATACATCTAAACAAGATGTTCCAGAGCTGCACTTGCACTGCAGTACCAACAGGAGTAGGAACTTGTTTGTGTCTGTGAAGTCAACAGATAAGACTAAATATGCACAGGTAGCAGGTTCTGTGAAGTAATAAGGTATCATTTTTACAGACCATAAACACATACTTTAAGCATCACCCTTAATTAAACAACTTAGACTAgtacagaggtaggcaacctgtggcacacgtgctgattttcagtggcactcacactgccctggtcctggccactggttcgggggagctctgcattttaatttaatttaaaatgaagcttcttaaacatttaaaaaaccttatttactttacatacaacaatagtttagttatatattatagacttatagaaagagaccttctaaaaacattaaaatgtattactggcacgcgaaaccttaaattagagtgaataaatgaagactcggcaaaccaattctgaaaggttgccgacccctggactagtaTCTGGTCTCATATTATAAACTAGTGCAGGGTGCCAAGCTGAAAGTaacatttttagacaaaacaagtTTAACTCTATTCCTGATTAAGCTTAAGAGGCTGGTGCTCAAGGTCTCTTATCTGTGCTAAAGACAGTCAAATGCCACAGGAACAGGCCTGCAAGTTATAGGACAGTCTAAGGGTCTGAAAATATGGTTTTACATAAAGCGCATCTTGAATAAATACATTGAAGGCAAGAACTCTCTATGTAAAAAGGAGACAAGATCCATGTCCttacaaaaggagaaaaaaagtgaCATATATTAAGTTTATTAGTTACCAGGAAGGTCATTACTTAAGCACTTAGGAATACACCTCCAAACTTCACGGCCAGAACTGACCTTGGCAtgtccctccccaactctgcttCTTATCATAAAATTATCTGCAGAACACCAGGTAAAAAGCAATGACTTTCAGGAGGCATGGGTCCCTTTCTAAACCACTTGGGGCTAAATTTATCACTCCTCACACGGCCTGACTTCAGCTATGACTTTGCTTCCTACCACTCTTCTCCTCTTACTGTACTGTAgcgctgcagcagctcctcttGCACAGGTGGTTGGGTCTCGGTTACACAGCCCATTACAACACTGCATAAACAGGAATTATTTCTCAAGATTAACAAACGAAAGTATAGTAGACCACAGTTTATATGATGCTCTCATCAGAGCAGGTGGGAGAAAGAGGGACAGTAAACCCTAACTTGGAAGCCTGGATATTACTGGTGAAGAAAAAAGAGTAAGAGTTACAGCAACAGCCATCCAAGCTCCCTGTTGCTGAAGCAGGAGAGGGATTTTCTCTCCATTCTGATTTTGGGGCTAGTGAGTATGGCGGTGGCAGCCACTCAGTACATACTTGCTTCCTGTTCCTAGCATTGGCCCAGTTCACTCAGCAGACAAATGAAGCCATAAGATGAGAACGCGCCTATGCACTTCATACTCACTCACTTTGTCATTGCCAGCATACCGATAGCCAGAAATCCAGCCTTCTCCTCCCCAGAGCCCTTGCTGAGACTCTGGGGGGTAGTAGACTGGGATAGGAACATCCTGCACTCGCTCTCGTTGGCCTGTTTTTGgatttaatttatatttcacCCCAAGGGGTTTCCAGTGAACTGCGGTGGGCTGTGTATTATCCTGTAGTGACTTGAGATAATGAGCAGGCAGACGGGCATAGATGCCCTGCTTCAGTTTCAGAGCTTCCCAGATCCGCGGAGGGTACTTGTGTAGCGGCATCAGGCAGTGATTGCTGTTAATAGAGAACAGAACAGGATATCGGATATTtgtcaaaaaagtcaggatgcccgggacagggcttaaaaaggaAACTGTCCCAGACAAAAGGGGATGTATGGTCATCCTatctccaggcaagtgggtcctgagggagtctggccagggctggggcagaccgTGGCCTGACTAATCGTGCCACTCCAGAGAGGCTGGAGTGATTCCCCACCTGGCACTGGACCGGCCCTGGCCACGCttccagctcagcctggcagacgcTGTCACCTTCCAGCAGGGCCAGTGAATGTGGCCAGGGTATAAGGGAGTGGGTCTTTGGAGGTATTGGGGGGGCGGGCTGCTGGCCAGTGGGGGATGTCTTGGGGGGTGATGAAGAGGTCTGTGTGTTGGGATGCTGGGCAGTGGAGGGCGGTCTGAGTGGGGTGCTGTGTAGTTGTGGCGGTGGCTGTGGGGCAGCGCATTGGGCAGCAGTGGTGTGGCTGTGTGgcaggtgctgggcaggggtgatgGTGTGAAGGCCCCTGTGCATTTGTGGTGGAgggtttgggggggtgggggcgctgGGCATAGCAGCTCTGGGGGACGGTGGGCATAGGGAGTCGGGGCTGTGTGGCACGGCATGGGCCCACCCCCGAGCGGAAGGGgcacgctggcagcacagggatgggggggccAGTGTGCGTCTGGCAACTGCCGGTTTGTACAGAAGCCCTTGCACTGGGCTGGTTGGAGCGGGGCCGGCCCCACCGCGCTACGCCCCaatgcccctggctggccccttgctctggggaccGACCTCCCCACGCCATGCTCGGCGCCGGGCCCGCAAAGGCTAATCCAGCCTGGCTGTTCGCTCCCTCAGCCGCCCTGCTTCCCGCTTCCCGCTCCCCAGGGCTCCACGCCCCTCAGCCCGACCCCCAGCTTCAGCCCACGTACCACAGCCACCCCCGCTCGCGCACACAGGCCGAACCCCCGCCTCTCGCCCCCGGAAAGAGAAATCGGGACCTGCGGCTCTGTCCACGAGGCTCCTCCCATTGGCTGCCGTTGGTGTCACTCGCAAGCCCCGCCCCCTCGTCTCGGGGCCTGGAGAAAGCGCGAGTGGGGAAGAGTGGACCAGAGAGCGCCTGCGCGGGGCGGGACTGGAGTTGGGCGAACTTAGTTTCCCGGAGCTCGCGCCACCAGGGAGCTCCAGCGGGGTGCGGGTCTGAGGTCAGGCGGGAGCACTAGGGTCAGGCTGGGGGCGCTGGGGTTGGGGCTAGAGCGGCCACCTCCAAGATGCAGAAAAACCAGCCACTGACCACCCCCAAAACGGGCCCCAGTGCGCACTGTAGCTCACTATGACTGAAATGGTTCGCGCGGTGGTTTTCAGACTGGGGGTTGCAACCCCGTATgtaatgtaaggcactgggtcgccgCGGCTCTGCTGAGCACGGCTGATCAGGCTATTAAAAGTCCCGTCGTTGGTGCTGCCTGTCCCGACACCGCGCTGTGCGCCACAAACAGCCGGCAGCAGGTTTGGCTCCTACGCAGGTGGGTGGGGAGCCACAGGGCTCCAGGCACTGCCCTTGCCCCAAACACCAACTGGgggaggcagtgcctgcaggtgagagctgcagcctaggagccagacctgctgctggctgcttccggggtgcagcgtggtctgcggtgccaggacaggcaggaagcctgcctctgcaccccagctgcgctgctgaccaggagctgcaggaggtaaatccataccccaaccctgtgcctcCCCGCAACCCATATCACACTATATCTAGTTGCTcgtagtcacttaccccagatcaattggtgcTCCaaatcttacaccaaagacaacactggcagccaattctatagtaatgTAACtataggtttattagctaagaaaaggacgTAAGAGTTGAGAGGTTAAAGTAGGTAAAAGATATTaacaggtgagtcacagtttgtagttccaaatggtggcagtgatgtgaTAAAccgccagtttcccaaaagtcttttcagggcaCCCAGATTGCCtgtggggatctctgctttgcattTGGTACTCTTCCTTGtaagaatccaaacagtccagagatacaAGAGCTTTCTTTGAATCATATGTATAGTTTCTTTACACAGAAAGCAAGCTGTCTCTCTACCCACATGGGGTTTTCCTTTGATGCCAAGTAGTGAGGAATGCACTTAGTCTTTTGACCTCCGACCATCATACATAATGGctgtttgctttgaaattagcatttcacaagacttctttgatgggttatttagttacagaaGTATACACACTGTACATTTTTGCTGTTACATTATAACAGGACACAGACAAGTGAAAATAATGCAAGTTATATCCCAtcagttttcatgaagtttaaacaccactCTTATACAAACACTTTGATCTGTACTAACACAAATGAATTGGCCTGTGGCCCTGATCTGACTTGGTGTGCCAGCATCACAAGAGGTTCTGTTTGTTTTACTTTCTTATTTTCAAGCAGGGTTTTAATCTTAGTTGGCTCctattctctcctccctcccccccagtcagACACTCTATGGATTGTAGACAATTTACCCACATGATTCCACTGGTATAATTTTACCACTATAGCTATATGGGTATAACTCTCTTTTGTGAatgcttttattctggaataagagtgatttttttctggTGTGATTGATGTTTGTATGACCTTTGACCGCCTGTACAGGGTGAGTGATAAGAGCTGTGCAGTCTGCTACCTGCAGTTTTCTGTATCTGTGGCTTTGGCTGTACCTGCTAAACTGAGGTGGATTacactagtctacaatttttaagaagttgtctgcttcagagataaaatgtgatatttattatgtattttgatgtgctgaattcaaatatgacaattaaaacaactgattggctactagtatcagaagggtagccgtgttagtctggatctgtaaaagcagcaaagaatcctgtggcaccttatagactaacagacgttttggagcatgagctttcgtgggtgaatacccacttcttcagatgcatgtggtggaaatttccaggagc
This sequence is a window from Gopherus evgoodei ecotype Sinaloan lineage chromosome 10, rGopEvg1_v1.p, whole genome shotgun sequence. Protein-coding genes within it:
- the MRPL28 gene encoding 39S ribosomal protein L28, mitochondrial isoform X1; translated protein: MPLHKYPPRIWEALKLKQGIYARLPAHYLKSLQDNTQPTAVHWKPLGVKYKLNPKTGQRERVQDVPIPVYYPPESQQGLWGGEGWISGYRYAGNDKLSKRLKKTWKPQLFERELYSEILDKKLTITVTMRTLDLIDAAYGLDFYILKTPKVDLCSKLGMDLKRTMLLRLARRDPSLHPNDPVKREAIYNKYQEFVIPAEEAEWVGLSLEEAVEKQRLLEKKDPTPLFKVYVEELVQQLTEQSLAEAAEVKKS